One genomic segment of Rhinopithecus roxellana isolate Shanxi Qingling chromosome 6, ASM756505v1, whole genome shotgun sequence includes these proteins:
- the LOC115898355 gene encoding translation machinery-associated protein 7 translates to MSGREGGKKKPLKQPKKQAKEMDEEDKAFKQKQKEEQKKLEELKAKAAGKGPLATGGIKKSGKK, encoded by the coding sequence ATGTCCGGCCGCGAAGGTGGCAAGAAGAAGCCACTGAAACAGCCTAAGAAGCAGGCCAAGGAGATGGACGAGGAAGATAAGGCTTtcaagcagaaacaaaaagaggAGCAGAAGAAACTCGAGGAGCTAAAAGCGAAGGCCGCAGGGAAGGGGCCCTTGGCCACAGGTGGAATTAAGAAATCTGGCAAAAAGTAA